In Pyxidicoccus trucidator, a genomic segment contains:
- a CDS encoding DEAD/DEAH box helicase, translated as MSDSFDNLGLSRETLGALRRARFTRPTPIQEEAIPLALEGRDIIGCAATGTGKTAAYVVPLVERFARRKGTLGLVLAPTRELVQQIAEPLRFFAEPLGLTHTVVVGGEDMGAQVEALKAKPTFVVATPGRLVDLLENGFVSFNHLEGLVLDEADRMLDMGFLPQLERIFAALPHRRQTLLFSATLGPDVSRFARQRLYEPVRVEVTRSGTPAERAEQRLYFVRAEEKTPLLITLLARDDKTTLVFARAKERVEKVHKAVQKAGHRCALLHADRTQNQRRQAMEGFRDGTYRCLVATDIAARGLDVEDVGHVINYDLPHAPEDYVHRIGRTARAAASGVASTFAMTREGQVISRIEAIMHAEIPRVPVPREDPIFKEAWEQFLAAQKDPGPPQKDQGQAQRSPEQGPGRHARTHKKKGS; from the coding sequence GTGAGCGACTCCTTCGACAACCTTGGCCTCTCGCGGGAGACCCTCGGCGCCCTGCGCCGGGCGCGCTTCACCCGTCCCACGCCCATCCAGGAGGAGGCCATTCCCCTGGCCCTCGAAGGGCGGGACATCATCGGCTGCGCCGCCACCGGCACCGGCAAGACGGCCGCGTACGTGGTGCCCCTGGTGGAGCGCTTCGCCCGGAGGAAGGGCACGCTGGGACTGGTGCTCGCCCCCACGCGCGAGCTGGTGCAGCAGATTGCCGAGCCGCTGCGCTTCTTCGCGGAGCCCCTCGGCCTCACGCACACGGTGGTCGTCGGCGGCGAGGACATGGGGGCGCAGGTCGAGGCACTGAAGGCGAAGCCCACCTTCGTGGTCGCCACGCCGGGGCGACTGGTGGACCTGCTGGAGAACGGGTTCGTCTCCTTCAACCACCTGGAAGGCCTCGTCCTCGACGAGGCGGACCGGATGCTGGACATGGGCTTCCTGCCGCAGCTCGAGCGCATCTTCGCCGCGCTCCCCCACCGCCGGCAGACGCTCCTGTTCTCCGCGACGCTGGGCCCGGACGTGAGCCGCTTCGCCCGCCAGCGCCTCTACGAGCCTGTGCGGGTGGAAGTGACTCGCAGTGGCACTCCCGCCGAGCGCGCGGAGCAGCGGCTCTACTTCGTGAGGGCGGAGGAGAAGACGCCGCTGCTGATTACGCTGCTGGCGCGGGACGACAAGACGACGCTCGTGTTCGCCCGGGCGAAGGAGCGCGTGGAGAAGGTGCACAAGGCGGTCCAGAAGGCGGGGCACCGCTGCGCCCTGCTGCACGCGGACCGCACGCAGAACCAGCGACGACAGGCGATGGAGGGCTTCCGCGATGGCACGTATCGCTGCCTCGTGGCCACCGACATCGCCGCGCGCGGGCTCGACGTGGAGGACGTGGGGCACGTCATCAACTACGACCTGCCGCACGCGCCCGAGGACTACGTCCACCGCATCGGCCGCACCGCGCGCGCGGCGGCCAGCGGAGTGGCGTCCACCTTCGCGATGACGCGAGAGGGGCAGGTCATCTCGCGGATTGAAGCCATCATGCACGCGGAGATTCCCCGCGTGCCGGTGCCGCGCGAGGACCCCATCTTCAAGGAAGCGTGGGAGCAGTTCCTCGCCGCGCAGAAGGACCCGGGCCCGCCGCAGAAGGACCAGGGCCAGGCGCAACGCTCACCGGAGCAGGGCCCCGGGCGTCACGCACGAACGCACAAGAAGAAGGGCTCGTAG
- a CDS encoding VWA domain-containing protein yields the protein MGYGSYSYEAHEAMTKARKDLPQQEVFQQRACHPKMDPRGVKFRESRDSAVHPNSLAVVMALDVTGSMGNIPEILARQTLPSFMKDLMEAGIPDPQVLFMAVGDAYMDRAPLQAGQFESSEQQMDQWLTWMFLERGGGANPAETYELGMYFAAEHTSMDCYEKRGKKGYFFMTGDEPAFPFVAKDHIEGLIGTKQPRDVPMEEVVSRLDKTFHPFFLIPDERRRGRCEAFWRGYLGDRVICMDDPADTCDVAAALVALTERAVPSVDAVAERLRASGTPKERVKGIVRALEPWAKVLRRAE from the coding sequence ATGGGGTACGGCAGCTACAGCTACGAAGCGCACGAGGCGATGACGAAGGCCCGCAAGGACCTCCCGCAGCAGGAGGTCTTCCAGCAGCGCGCCTGTCACCCGAAGATGGACCCACGCGGCGTGAAGTTCCGTGAGAGCCGAGACAGCGCGGTGCACCCCAACTCGCTGGCCGTCGTCATGGCGCTCGACGTGACGGGCTCCATGGGCAACATCCCCGAAATCCTCGCGCGGCAGACGCTGCCTTCCTTCATGAAGGACCTGATGGAGGCGGGCATCCCCGACCCGCAGGTGCTGTTCATGGCGGTGGGCGACGCCTACATGGACCGCGCGCCGCTCCAGGCGGGCCAGTTCGAGTCCTCCGAGCAGCAGATGGACCAGTGGCTCACGTGGATGTTCCTGGAGCGCGGCGGCGGCGCCAACCCGGCGGAGACGTACGAGCTGGGCATGTACTTCGCCGCCGAGCACACCTCGATGGACTGCTACGAGAAGCGCGGGAAGAAGGGCTACTTCTTCATGACGGGCGACGAGCCCGCCTTCCCCTTCGTGGCGAAGGACCACATCGAAGGGCTCATCGGGACGAAGCAGCCGCGCGACGTACCCATGGAGGAGGTCGTCAGCCGGCTGGACAAGACCTTCCATCCGTTCTTCCTCATCCCCGACGAGCGTCGCCGGGGCCGCTGCGAGGCCTTCTGGCGCGGATACCTGGGTGACCGGGTCATCTGCATGGACGACCCGGCGGACACCTGCGACGTGGCCGCGGCGCTGGTGGCCCTCACCGAGCGCGCCGTCCCCAGCGTCGACGCCGTCGCCGAGCGGCTTCGCGCCTCGGGCACTCCGAAGGAGCGCGTGAAGGGCATCGTCCGGGCCCTGGAGCCGTGGGCGAAGGTCCTCCGGCGCGCGGAGTAG
- a CDS encoding VWA domain-containing protein, translating to MGHGSYSYEAHETMTRARAELPRQEVFRQRRCHPLMEPQGVKWRESRDSEAHPQSLGIIFSLDVTGSMGDIPDMLARQRLPAFMKALLDAGIPDPQVLFMAVGDADSDHAPLQVGQFESSERQMDQWLTWSYLEGGGGPVGSESYELGMYFAARHTDLDCWRKRQRRGYFFMTGDERPYGYVSRLQVAQFIGDTLDQDLPVKQVVDELQRTYEPFFLIPDLARRRLCERDWRELLGDRVICMEDPSDTVEVAAGLVGLCEGAFPDLDALARHLKGQGLTRQRLGAVIRALTPFAATLGRDGVPRPPLEDEHLPTNDDNSGHRRIP from the coding sequence ATGGGACACGGGAGCTACAGCTACGAAGCCCACGAGACGATGACGCGGGCGCGGGCGGAGCTGCCGCGCCAGGAGGTCTTCCGTCAGCGCCGCTGCCATCCGCTGATGGAGCCGCAAGGCGTGAAGTGGCGCGAGAGCCGCGACAGCGAGGCGCATCCCCAGTCTCTGGGCATCATCTTCTCGCTGGATGTCACCGGCTCCATGGGGGACATCCCCGACATGCTGGCGCGCCAGCGGCTGCCGGCCTTCATGAAGGCGCTGCTGGACGCGGGCATCCCCGACCCGCAGGTGCTCTTCATGGCCGTGGGTGATGCCGACAGCGACCACGCGCCGCTCCAGGTGGGCCAGTTCGAGTCCTCCGAGCGGCAGATGGACCAGTGGCTGACGTGGAGCTACCTGGAAGGGGGCGGCGGACCGGTGGGCTCGGAGTCCTACGAGCTGGGCATGTACTTCGCCGCCCGCCACACGGACCTGGACTGCTGGCGCAAGCGCCAGCGCCGGGGCTACTTCTTCATGACGGGCGACGAGCGGCCCTACGGCTACGTCTCTCGCCTGCAGGTGGCGCAGTTCATCGGTGACACGCTCGACCAGGACCTGCCGGTGAAGCAGGTGGTGGATGAGCTGCAGCGCACCTATGAGCCGTTCTTCCTCATCCCGGACCTCGCGCGGCGGCGCCTCTGCGAGCGCGACTGGCGGGAGCTGCTCGGCGACCGCGTCATCTGCATGGAGGACCCCAGCGACACCGTGGAGGTGGCGGCGGGGCTGGTGGGGCTCTGCGAGGGCGCCTTCCCGGACCTGGACGCGCTCGCCCGTCACCTGAAGGGCCAGGGCCTGACGCGGCAGCGGCTGGGCGCCGTCATCCGCGCGCTCACACCCTTCGCGGCGACGCTGGGACGGGATGGCGTCCCCCGGCCCCCCCTGGAGGACGAGCACCTCCCGACGAACGACGACAACTCGGGCCACCGTCGCATCCCTTGA
- a CDS encoding adenylosuccinate synthetase: protein MSTSRVAHLVIDLGFGDAGKGTLTDWLVRRHGAGLVVRFNGGAQAGHNVVTDDGRHHTFSQFGAGTFVPGVRTHLARPTLLHPLAMLVEARYLAERGAPDALARTTVSEGARVITPFHQAAGRLRELARGEGRHGTCGVGVGETVRDALEHPDDTLRAGDLGHPALLARKARTAQERLRSELSEVLRAARKHPQAAPELTLLDDPDVASRWADAVQALRPRERVVGDDWLAARLREGTTVFEGAQGVLLDEWRGFHPHTTWSTCTFDLALDLLREAGFDGTVHRLGVLRAYATRHGEGPFPTEEPALAPALPEPHNGAAGWQGGFRVGGFDAVLARYALAACGGVDALALTHLDRLAARWPVCTAYRAPPRDDEDAVLVRDAVETARVTALRLGHHRDLAHQERLTRALAACAPLREELDLGEPPADRADRFVAWVESALRVPVTVTSHGPAAKDKRERG from the coding sequence ATGAGCACCTCCCGTGTGGCGCACCTCGTCATCGACCTCGGCTTCGGTGACGCGGGCAAGGGCACACTCACCGACTGGCTCGTGCGCCGTCACGGCGCGGGGCTCGTGGTGCGCTTCAACGGCGGGGCGCAGGCGGGCCACAACGTCGTCACCGACGACGGACGGCACCACACCTTCTCCCAGTTCGGAGCTGGCACCTTCGTCCCGGGCGTACGCACGCACCTCGCGCGCCCCACGCTCCTCCACCCGCTGGCCATGCTGGTGGAGGCCCGCTACCTCGCGGAGCGCGGCGCACCGGACGCACTGGCGCGAACCACCGTGAGTGAAGGCGCTCGGGTCATCACTCCCTTCCACCAGGCGGCGGGGAGGCTGCGCGAGCTGGCACGCGGAGAGGGCCGTCATGGCACCTGCGGCGTGGGAGTGGGCGAGACGGTGAGGGACGCGCTCGAGCACCCGGACGACACACTCCGCGCGGGTGACCTGGGCCACCCTGCCCTGCTCGCGCGCAAGGCCCGCACCGCGCAGGAGCGGCTGCGCTCCGAGTTGTCGGAGGTGCTGCGTGCCGCGAGGAAGCATCCCCAGGCCGCACCCGAATTGACGCTGCTGGACGACCCGGACGTCGCCTCACGCTGGGCGGACGCCGTGCAGGCCCTGCGTCCCCGCGAGCGCGTGGTGGGCGACGACTGGCTGGCCGCGCGCCTCCGCGAGGGCACCACCGTCTTCGAGGGCGCCCAGGGCGTGCTGCTGGACGAGTGGCGCGGCTTCCACCCGCACACCACCTGGAGCACCTGCACCTTCGACCTCGCCCTGGACCTGCTGCGCGAGGCGGGCTTCGACGGCACCGTCCACCGACTAGGCGTGCTGCGCGCGTACGCCACGCGCCATGGCGAGGGCCCCTTCCCCACCGAGGAGCCCGCGCTCGCGCCCGCCCTGCCCGAGCCGCACAACGGCGCCGCGGGCTGGCAGGGGGGATTCCGCGTGGGCGGCTTCGATGCGGTGCTCGCCCGCTACGCCCTGGCTGCCTGCGGAGGCGTGGACGCACTGGCCCTGACGCACCTGGACCGGCTCGCGGCCCGCTGGCCCGTATGCACGGCCTACCGCGCGCCTCCGCGGGACGACGAAGACGCGGTGCTCGTCCGGGACGCGGTGGAGACCGCGCGCGTGACGGCGCTGCGCCTGGGCCACCACCGGGACCTCGCGCACCAGGAGCGCCTCACCCGAGCCCTGGCCGCGTGCGCTCCCCTCCGCGAGGAGCTGGACCTGGGAGAGCCGCCAGCCGACCGCGCGGACCGCTTCGTGGCCTGGGTCGAGTCCGCACTGCGGGTCCCGGTGACGGTGACGTCCCACGGCCCGGCGGCGAAGGACAAGCGGGAGCGGGGCTGA
- a CDS encoding kelch repeat-containing protein translates to MFRWWPLAVCLALVACAGGEPSVDEPPASDSGTTPAPLPDAGRDAGTDGGTSDAGADGGTSDAGSDAGTDRDEDGGSDGGFDAGSGQDAGSDGGRDAGCGPCESPPPPICWDAKTISTWYGPGVCGTDGGCLYHLFSETCPYGCANGACQPCPRQCDGRQCGDDGCGGSCGECAEPQTCGGGGLPGTCGPVEGCGTWSAGASLQVGRAHPASAVLSDGRIFLAGGLTGSGATRTAEAFDPGTDAWTRQGSIPDGGATPGGASHSFYSYPGAAQLGTGRVLVTGYADNVYALFNPDAGTWTPGSSSLTTRLQPLVLPLASGQALVASGITEGGNYVVRSYTYDDTLAQWNSSTSQEERYRPAAVQLANGRVLVASGIADDVYGQAARSAELYDPVANTWSYTGAPRRSHAGAALARLQDGRVLLIGGTTVRGFFEGSSVRTTSVELYDPDTGRWRDTGFLNLARSGHTATVLADGRVLVAGGVGANGKIIPWVELYDVEQETWTLTAPLSTARSSHVTTQLADGRVLVAGGVSPGGAVLASTEVVQPAGFCPASGCVPESDDALCTRESAGCGTLSVIDACGKPRQVACGQCGLPSTCGGAGVPYRCGVSGSGGWRVETLGTAVGGVRLGIVIEASGEPAVAYAWYDVHGGSDYDVFLARRHSQGWSAAPILSGILAGDVALARTRTGQLRAAARKRVYSSFSSDDVPILLSWDEGRWRDEVAAPNYPAVSAHEVAMGLGPADEPLVCSIDVQDYFHTAELLCYGRDSAGEWKRERVDVPGSYGGPPSVAVDGEGRPHLAYYDTNKKVLVHAMKGASGWTLETVDASADVGRDASLALDAQGRPHIAYRDETNKDLKYAHWTGSAWNLQQVDTPDDVGGTPALALDAQGRPHISYEDVTRDNLKYARWNGTAWEVTTVDASGAGGSDSALAVDASGRAHIVYFGQGLRYARGP, encoded by the coding sequence ATGTTCCGCTGGTGGCCGCTGGCTGTCTGTCTTGCCCTTGTTGCATGCGCCGGGGGCGAGCCCTCCGTGGATGAGCCTCCCGCCTCCGACTCGGGGACGACGCCGGCTCCCCTGCCGGATGCGGGCCGCGACGCGGGCACCGACGGAGGCACCTCGGACGCGGGCGCTGACGGAGGCACCTCGGACGCTGGCTCGGACGCGGGCACGGACAGGGACGAGGACGGGGGCAGCGATGGCGGCTTCGACGCGGGCTCCGGCCAGGACGCGGGGAGCGATGGCGGTCGCGACGCGGGGTGCGGCCCCTGCGAGTCTCCGCCGCCTCCGATCTGCTGGGACGCAAAGACAATCTCGACCTGGTATGGCCCCGGCGTCTGCGGCACCGACGGCGGCTGCCTGTACCACCTCTTCTCTGAGACGTGTCCGTACGGCTGCGCCAACGGCGCCTGCCAGCCCTGCCCTCGCCAGTGCGACGGCCGGCAGTGCGGTGACGATGGCTGTGGCGGCTCGTGTGGAGAGTGCGCCGAGCCCCAGACCTGCGGCGGTGGTGGCCTGCCGGGCACCTGCGGCCCCGTGGAGGGCTGCGGCACCTGGAGCGCGGGAGCCTCGCTTCAGGTCGGACGCGCGCACCCGGCGTCGGCGGTGCTCTCGGATGGGCGCATCTTCCTCGCGGGCGGGCTGACGGGCAGCGGTGCCACGCGCACCGCCGAGGCCTTCGACCCGGGCACGGACGCCTGGACGCGCCAGGGCTCCATCCCCGACGGCGGAGCGACGCCCGGGGGCGCGAGCCACAGCTTCTACTCCTACCCGGGCGCCGCGCAGCTCGGCACGGGGCGGGTGCTCGTCACCGGCTACGCGGACAACGTCTACGCGCTCTTCAACCCCGACGCGGGCACCTGGACGCCGGGCAGCAGCAGCCTCACCACGCGCCTGCAGCCGCTCGTCCTCCCGCTGGCCAGCGGCCAGGCCCTGGTGGCCAGCGGCATCACCGAGGGCGGCAACTACGTCGTCAGGAGCTACACCTACGACGACACCCTCGCGCAGTGGAACTCCAGCACCTCGCAGGAGGAGCGCTACCGGCCCGCGGCCGTGCAGCTCGCGAACGGGCGGGTGCTGGTCGCCTCGGGCATCGCCGATGACGTCTATGGCCAGGCCGCACGCAGCGCCGAGCTGTACGACCCGGTCGCCAACACCTGGAGCTACACCGGAGCGCCGCGCCGGTCCCACGCGGGAGCGGCCCTCGCGAGGCTGCAGGACGGCCGCGTCCTCCTCATCGGCGGCACCACCGTGCGGGGCTTCTTCGAGGGCTCGTCAGTGCGCACCACCAGCGTGGAGCTCTATGACCCCGACACGGGCCGCTGGCGCGACACGGGCTTCCTCAACCTCGCGCGCAGCGGGCACACGGCGACGGTGCTCGCCGATGGCCGCGTGCTGGTGGCGGGTGGCGTGGGTGCGAACGGCAAAATCATCCCCTGGGTGGAGCTGTATGACGTGGAGCAGGAGACGTGGACGCTCACCGCGCCGCTGTCCACCGCGCGCAGCTCGCACGTGACGACGCAGCTCGCTGACGGGCGCGTCCTCGTGGCGGGCGGCGTGAGCCCTGGCGGCGCCGTCCTCGCCTCCACCGAGGTGGTGCAGCCCGCCGGCTTCTGCCCGGCCAGCGGCTGCGTGCCCGAGTCCGACGACGCCCTCTGTACGAGGGAGAGCGCGGGCTGCGGCACCCTCAGCGTCATCGATGCCTGCGGCAAACCGCGGCAGGTGGCGTGCGGCCAGTGCGGCCTGCCCTCCACCTGCGGCGGGGCGGGCGTCCCCTACCGCTGCGGCGTATCGGGTAGCGGGGGCTGGAGGGTGGAGACGCTCGGCACCGCGGTGGGCGGCGTGCGGCTGGGAATCGTCATCGAGGCGAGCGGCGAGCCGGCGGTGGCCTATGCCTGGTACGACGTGCATGGCGGCTCGGACTACGACGTCTTCCTCGCGCGGCGGCACTCCCAGGGCTGGAGCGCGGCGCCCATCCTGAGCGGCATCCTGGCCGGCGACGTGGCCCTCGCGCGCACACGCACGGGCCAGCTGCGCGCCGCCGCCAGGAAGCGGGTGTACTCGTCCTTCTCCAGTGACGACGTGCCCATCCTCCTCTCCTGGGACGAGGGACGCTGGCGGGACGAGGTGGCCGCGCCGAACTACCCCGCCGTGAGCGCGCACGAAGTGGCGATGGGCCTCGGCCCCGCCGACGAACCCCTCGTGTGCAGCATCGACGTGCAGGACTACTTCCACACCGCCGAGCTCCTCTGCTACGGGCGCGACAGCGCCGGGGAGTGGAAGCGGGAGCGCGTGGACGTGCCGGGCTCCTACGGTGGCCCGCCCTCGGTGGCGGTGGACGGCGAGGGACGGCCGCACCTCGCCTACTACGACACGAACAAGAAGGTCCTCGTGCACGCCATGAAGGGCGCCTCGGGCTGGACGCTGGAGACGGTGGACGCGAGCGCGGACGTGGGGCGCGACGCTTCGCTGGCTCTCGACGCGCAGGGCCGCCCGCACATCGCCTACCGGGACGAGACGAACAAGGACCTCAAGTACGCGCACTGGACGGGCAGCGCCTGGAACCTCCAGCAGGTGGACACCCCCGACGACGTGGGGGGCACGCCCGCGCTGGCACTCGACGCACAGGGCCGCCCGCACATCAGCTACGAGGACGTCACGCGCGACAACCTGAAGTACGCGCGCTGGAACGGCACCGCCTGGGAGGTCACCACCGTGGATGCCAGTGGAGCTGGGGGCTCTGACTCCGCGCTGGCGGTGGACGCTTCCGGTCGGGCCCACATCGTCTACTTCGGCCAGGGCCTTCGCTACGCTCGCGGGCCGTAG
- a CDS encoding NADase-type glycan-binding domain-containing protein, translating into MILLALILAAAPPVMLEPDAGGAKRLHPRRVTSSSFLENGWNKHAQNYLPLYVADDDPATAWVEGAKGRGEGEALEWWGPALTRAKSFRVFVRNGFQKSDKLFRANARPRKVKLEPLVQGETGPQVTGTALETELKDVQGWQEVRLPVPAKVDGVRLTLVSTFPGTAYDDTCLSDLRVYVEGEDPYKPEAEAAAYEQVRAFAYERKQAAARNDTQAKLEWAPRYKAETLLTHERDWDPEANPKVTRAVGFLQDVPDNASYREALVKARAVAALFDRADLEHKGQASEARAKWTRVKPAQLRPQKAAARASLSAMDDDGVVRVAGLLHLAEASFFEADANQAQMRANLEKTRKTEARALAACVRQCEEDRKTAPAPVDGHGFTCEEGCLGFDESTIGLKTQKLKHQLEGGEFAMGPLARPTAFLRGMTEDSGNREVFLTFRQTLVSYAGDKAGAVLVHTQLEEMEEERQYSEPLRIHVLEWSESGGKARVASITSFLVGHNSVRVVRYRPATNA; encoded by the coding sequence ATGATTCTCCTCGCCCTCATCCTCGCCGCAGCGCCGCCGGTGATGCTCGAACCCGATGCGGGCGGAGCGAAACGGCTGCACCCGCGCAGGGTGACGTCGTCCTCCTTCCTGGAGAACGGCTGGAACAAGCACGCGCAGAACTACCTGCCGCTGTACGTGGCCGACGACGACCCGGCCACCGCGTGGGTGGAGGGCGCGAAGGGGCGCGGCGAGGGCGAGGCGCTGGAGTGGTGGGGCCCCGCGCTGACCAGGGCGAAGTCCTTCCGCGTCTTCGTGCGCAACGGCTTCCAGAAGTCCGACAAGCTCTTCCGCGCCAACGCGCGCCCGCGCAAGGTGAAGCTGGAGCCGCTGGTCCAGGGCGAGACGGGCCCGCAGGTGACGGGCACCGCGCTGGAGACGGAACTGAAGGACGTCCAGGGCTGGCAGGAGGTGCGCCTGCCGGTGCCCGCGAAGGTGGACGGCGTCCGCCTCACGCTCGTCTCCACCTTCCCGGGCACCGCGTACGACGACACCTGCCTCAGTGATTTGCGCGTCTACGTGGAGGGCGAGGACCCCTACAAGCCCGAGGCGGAAGCCGCCGCCTACGAGCAGGTGCGTGCCTTCGCCTACGAGCGGAAGCAGGCCGCCGCGCGCAACGACACCCAGGCGAAGCTGGAGTGGGCGCCGCGCTACAAGGCGGAGACGCTGCTGACGCATGAGCGCGATTGGGACCCGGAAGCCAACCCCAAGGTGACCCGGGCCGTCGGCTTCCTCCAGGACGTCCCCGACAACGCGAGCTACCGTGAGGCGCTCGTCAAGGCGCGAGCGGTGGCCGCCCTGTTCGACCGGGCGGACCTGGAGCACAAGGGCCAGGCCTCGGAGGCCCGTGCGAAGTGGACGCGGGTGAAGCCCGCCCAGCTCCGCCCCCAGAAGGCCGCGGCGAGGGCGTCGCTCTCCGCCATGGATGACGACGGAGTGGTGCGCGTCGCCGGACTGCTGCACCTGGCCGAGGCCTCCTTCTTCGAGGCCGACGCCAACCAGGCGCAGATGCGCGCCAACCTCGAGAAGACCCGGAAGACGGAAGCCCGAGCCCTGGCCGCCTGCGTGCGCCAGTGCGAGGAGGACCGGAAGACGGCGCCTGCCCCGGTGGACGGCCACGGCTTCACCTGTGAGGAGGGGTGCCTGGGCTTCGACGAGAGCACCATCGGCCTGAAGACCCAGAAGCTCAAGCACCAGTTGGAAGGAGGAGAGTTCGCCATGGGCCCCCTGGCGCGTCCCACCGCGTTCCTCCGCGGGATGACGGAGGACTCGGGGAACCGGGAGGTCTTTCTCACCTTCCGCCAGACGCTCGTCAGCTACGCGGGCGACAAGGCCGGCGCGGTGCTCGTCCACACCCAGTTGGAAGAGATGGAAGAGGAACGCCAGTACAGCGAGCCCCTGCGCATCCACGTGCTCGAGTGGAGCGAGTCGGGAGGCAAGGCGCGCGTGGCCTCCATCACCTCCTTCCTCGTCGGACACAACTCGGTGCGCGTGGTGCGCTACCGGCCCGCCACCAACGCCTGA
- a CDS encoding alpha-ketoglutarate-dependent dioxygenase AlkB: MAFPPSRGRSLAHKVRQRTPGHHYNASFMSAADRAEAVAWLGTLHPLWEERYSKHFPPPPGQSQRRLLRPVYWLGNWQFACLDYYRPPKGLLNRCVKAEPFPAVLQRQVTKIEELARRMFRGPDMPKGWHLNTCLVNFYGSRLEDGRWVDTARVGEHKDFEPGPVASLSFGERALIQFVTSSRPGERDEVVLEQWLDDGSLQLFGGARWKEQTFHRVQRVDTRAGHVMPPELPDFRTRRINLTFRYVPDEHVIPFAQLSPEAREDVRGYMAELARGSPFFRAELERERPATP, encoded by the coding sequence ATGGCCTTCCCCCCGAGTCGGGGCCGCTCGCTGGCCCACAAGGTCCGCCAGCGCACCCCGGGCCACCACTACAACGCGAGCTTCATGTCCGCGGCGGACCGGGCGGAGGCCGTGGCCTGGCTCGGCACGCTCCACCCGCTGTGGGAGGAGCGCTACTCGAAGCACTTCCCGCCTCCGCCGGGGCAGTCGCAGCGTCGGCTGCTGCGGCCGGTGTACTGGCTGGGTAACTGGCAGTTCGCGTGCCTCGACTACTACCGCCCGCCGAAGGGCTTGCTGAACCGGTGTGTGAAGGCCGAGCCCTTCCCGGCCGTGCTCCAGCGGCAGGTGACGAAGATTGAAGAACTGGCCCGCCGGATGTTCCGCGGGCCGGACATGCCCAAGGGCTGGCACCTCAACACCTGCCTGGTGAACTTCTACGGCAGCCGCCTGGAGGACGGGCGCTGGGTGGACACCGCGCGCGTGGGCGAGCACAAGGACTTCGAGCCGGGGCCGGTGGCCTCGCTGTCCTTCGGCGAGCGCGCTCTCATCCAGTTCGTCACCTCCTCCCGCCCCGGCGAGCGCGACGAGGTGGTGCTGGAGCAGTGGCTGGATGACGGCTCGCTCCAGCTCTTCGGCGGTGCGCGGTGGAAGGAACAGACGTTCCACCGGGTGCAGCGGGTGGACACGCGCGCGGGCCATGTCATGCCGCCGGAGCTGCCGGACTTCCGGACCCGCCGCATCAACCTCACGTTCCGCTACGTGCCCGACGAGCACGTGATTCCCTTCGCGCAGCTGTCTCCCGAGGCCCGCGAGGACGTGCGGGGCTACATGGCGGAGCTTGCCCGGGGCAGCCCATTCTTCCGCGCGGAGCTGGAGCGCGAGCGGCCGGCGACGCCCTGA
- a CDS encoding putative toxin-antitoxin system toxin component, PIN family: MPPAAPESPSPSLPVVLDTNVVLDLFAFEGAHVRPLAKALYAGTLTAWADADTLAELGYVLASRNFRPGWDAAARQTAQERYRALVRVVPAGEGLPTPELPRCRDRDDQMFLRLAARAGAAWLVSKDKRVLSMADRAGLPFIILTVRQAVERIQALVAGR, from the coding sequence ATGCCTCCAGCCGCCCCCGAGTCTCCGTCCCCGTCGCTGCCCGTGGTGCTCGACACCAACGTGGTGCTGGACCTCTTCGCCTTCGAGGGCGCGCACGTGCGGCCCCTCGCCAAGGCCCTGTACGCAGGGACGCTCACGGCCTGGGCAGACGCGGACACGCTGGCGGAGCTGGGGTACGTGCTCGCCTCTCGCAACTTCCGGCCGGGCTGGGACGCGGCGGCGCGACAGACCGCGCAGGAGCGCTATCGCGCCCTCGTGCGCGTGGTGCCGGCGGGGGAGGGGTTGCCCACGCCGGAGCTGCCCCGCTGCCGGGACAGGGACGACCAGATGTTCCTCCGCCTGGCCGCCCGGGCCGGCGCCGCGTGGCTGGTGAGCAAGGACAAGCGGGTGCTGTCCATGGCGGACCGCGCCGGACTGCCCTTCATCATCCTCACCGTCCGGCAGGCGGTGGAGCGGATTCAGGCGTTGGTGGCGGGCCGGTAG